In one Desulfobulbaceae bacterium DB1 genomic region, the following are encoded:
- a CDS encoding hydrogenase formation protein HypD has product MDYVSEFRDKTLIAPLLAELKQTLTRPLRLMEVCGTHTMAIFRHGLRAILPPEIELISGPGCPVCVTASSHIDGFLDVAQRDGVRVAIFGDLFRVPGSQSSLARAQAAGAKVEIVYSPMDALTLAEKHEGEEVVFLAVGFETTMPLVAATILEAGRRKLAHFSVFSAGKIMPPALHALLADRELALDGLLCPGHVSTIIGAEAYEPLVRDYGISCVIAGFEPVDILQAVLLLARQKRDGRAEVENGYARAVAWQGNSRARQVMNEVFAPVDTPWRGLGMIKASGMAIREEFACFDAERKFAVRLPESIEPKGCLCGEILRGRKKPQACPLFKSRCTPMDPVGPCMVSSEGTCAAYYRFGEGR; this is encoded by the coding sequence ATGGACTACGTGAGCGAATTCCGGGATAAAACCCTCATTGCCCCGTTGCTGGCCGAGCTGAAACAGACGCTGACCCGGCCGCTGCGCCTGATGGAGGTGTGCGGCACCCATACCATGGCCATCTTCCGCCACGGCCTGCGCGCCATCCTGCCCCCTGAGATCGAGCTTATTTCCGGGCCGGGCTGCCCGGTCTGCGTCACCGCCTCTTCCCATATCGACGGCTTCCTTGATGTGGCACAGCGGGATGGGGTGCGGGTGGCGATTTTCGGCGATCTCTTCCGGGTCCCCGGTTCACAAAGCTCCCTGGCCCGTGCCCAGGCGGCGGGCGCGAAAGTCGAGATCGTCTATTCGCCCATGGACGCCCTGACCCTGGCGGAAAAGCACGAGGGGGAGGAGGTCGTTTTTCTGGCGGTCGGTTTTGAAACAACCATGCCGCTGGTGGCGGCCACCATTCTTGAGGCCGGGAGGCGCAAGCTCGCTCATTTTTCCGTTTTTTCAGCGGGCAAAATCATGCCGCCGGCGCTCCACGCCCTGCTCGCCGACCGGGAGCTTGCCCTGGACGGCTTGCTTTGTCCCGGCCATGTCTCCACCATCATCGGCGCCGAGGCCTATGAGCCCCTGGTTCGTGATTACGGCATTTCCTGCGTTATCGCCGGCTTTGAGCCGGTTGACATCCTCCAGGCGGTGCTGCTGCTGGCCCGGCAGAAAAGGGACGGGCGGGCCGAGGTGGAAAACGGCTATGCGCGGGCGGTCGCTTGGCAGGGAAACAGCCGGGCGCGGCAGGTGATGAACGAGGTGTTTGCGCCGGTTGACACCCCGTGGCGCGGACTCGGAATGATCAAGGCCAGCGGCATGGCGATCAGGGAGGAGTTTGCCTGCTTTGACGCGGAAAGGAAATTTGCAGTCCGCCTGCCGGAGTCAATTGAACCAAAAGGCTGTCTCTGTGGAGAGATACTGCGGGGCAGAAAAAAACCGCAGGCCTGTCCTCTTTTCAAGTCACGTTGCACTCCCATGGATCCAGTGGGACCCTGCATGGTGTCAAGTGAAGGAACCTGCGCCGCCTATTACCGTTTTGGCGAGGGCCGATGA
- a CDS encoding hydrogenase 2 large subunit (involved in hydrogen uptake) — MAQRITIDPITRIEGHLRIDAEVEGGRISKAWSSGQMWRGIEVILQGRDPRDAWLFTQRICGVCTTVHALASVRAVENALGLEIPINAHYVRNIIMAIHALHDHIVHFYVLSALDWVDVVSALQADPAKTAALAQSLSEWPGNSVKRFKAVQEKVKALVDSGQLGPFANAYWGHPAMVLPPEANLMAVSHYLEALDYQRKATQALGIISGKNPHVQNLSVGGVTTAINLDNEAALNMERLYWVKQLVEEVRGFIQQVYLPDVIAVGALYKDWLPFGAGVTNYLAVPDMVLDTKGTQFDLPGGTIMNGDPASVKPISSFSDPYFRDNIVEGITHSWYDGDWSRHPYEGETVPKYTDFQDDGKYTWLKAPRFLDKPMQVGPLAQLLVGYALGHRQTVTNVNDALSRVSAVAGVTVGAEVLHSTLGRHLARAVRASMLADLALKHWQLLVDNVGRGDLAIFNPPVFPKGEQRGFGFHEAPRGCLSHWIVINDGKIKNYQCVVPSTWNAGPRDKAGQPGPYEASLVGNPVADPEKPLEVLRTIHSFDPCIACAVHMLDPGGRELVNVKVV; from the coding sequence ATGGCGCAGCGAATTACCATCGATCCCATCACCCGGATCGAAGGACATTTACGGATAGATGCGGAAGTGGAGGGGGGCAGGATCAGCAAGGCCTGGTCCTCGGGTCAGATGTGGCGCGGCATCGAGGTCATCCTCCAGGGTCGGGATCCCCGGGATGCCTGGCTTTTCACCCAGCGGATCTGCGGCGTCTGCACCACGGTGCACGCCCTGGCCTCGGTGCGGGCGGTGGAAAACGCCCTTGGACTGGAAATACCCATCAACGCCCATTATGTCCGCAATATAATCATGGCGATCCATGCCCTGCATGATCATATCGTTCATTTTTATGTGCTGTCCGCGCTCGACTGGGTGGATGTGGTTTCCGCCCTCCAGGCCGATCCGGCTAAGACGGCGGCGCTGGCCCAGAGTCTTTCCGAATGGCCCGGCAACAGTGTCAAGCGTTTCAAGGCGGTACAGGAAAAGGTGAAGGCGCTGGTGGACAGCGGCCAGCTCGGTCCCTTTGCCAATGCCTACTGGGGCCACCCCGCCATGGTCCTGCCGCCCGAGGCCAATCTCATGGCGGTTTCTCATTACCTGGAGGCCCTTGATTATCAGCGCAAGGCCACCCAGGCGCTGGGCATCATTTCCGGCAAAAATCCGCATGTGCAGAATCTGTCGGTGGGCGGGGTGACCACCGCCATCAATCTCGACAACGAGGCGGCCCTCAATATGGAGCGCCTTTACTGGGTGAAGCAGCTGGTGGAGGAGGTGCGCGGCTTTATTCAGCAGGTCTACCTGCCTGACGTCATCGCGGTGGGCGCACTCTATAAGGACTGGCTGCCGTTCGGCGCAGGCGTCACCAATTATCTGGCCGTGCCGGACATGGTGCTGGACACCAAGGGCACACAGTTTGATCTGCCCGGCGGCACCATCATGAACGGCGATCCGGCCTCGGTGAAACCGATCAGCAGTTTCAGCGACCCCTATTTCAGGGACAATATTGTCGAGGGCATCACCCATTCGTGGTATGACGGCGACTGGTCGCGCCATCCCTATGAAGGGGAGACGGTGCCCAAATACACCGATTTTCAGGATGACGGCAAGTATACCTGGCTGAAAGCCCCACGTTTTCTTGATAAGCCGATGCAGGTGGGGCCGCTGGCGCAATTGCTGGTGGGCTATGCCCTGGGCCACCGGCAGACGGTCACCAATGTCAATGACGCCCTGAGCCGGGTCAGCGCCGTGGCCGGAGTCACGGTGGGCGCCGAGGTGCTGCATTCCACCCTGGGGCGCCATCTGGCCAGGGCGGTGCGCGCCTCCATGCTTGCCGATCTGGCGTTGAAGCACTGGCAACTGCTGGTGGACAATGTCGGACGCGGCGATCTGGCCATCTTCAATCCGCCGGTCTTTCCCAAGGGAGAACAACGGGGTTTCGGCTTCCATGAAGCGCCCCGGGGTTGCCTGTCCCACTGGATCGTCATCAATGACGGCAAGATCAAGAATTATCAATGCGTGGTGCCTTCCACCTGGAACGCCGGACCGCGGGACAAAGCCGGTCAGCCCGGCCCCTATGAGGCGTCGCTGGTGGGCAATCCCGTGGCGGACCCGGAGAAACCGCTGGAGGTGCTGCGCACCATCCATTCCTTTGATCCGTGCATTGCCTGTGCCGTTCACATGCTGGATCCCGGAGGCAGGGAGCTGGTCAACGTGAAAGTCGTTTAG
- a CDS encoding Ni/Fe-hydrogenase, b-type cytochrome subunit: MSYEKKYVWSVLFRLCHWGFALSIIFLVVTGLYIHDPWTNTMTEGGGGFPMAEMRFFHFIAGFVFTASVLVRVFLYLFGNTQERLVGPLPVTPANIRNFFSTVAFYAYIRDHHEERLGHNALAGMVYLVTWLLALLQLVSGFFMLYPESGAWQGWGGAIFGTQQQGRFVHHLIMWYFLIFSLTHLYMLVWNDLKSPEGLISSIFNGIKYKPKNDSSAKA, from the coding sequence ATGAGTTACGAAAAAAAGTATGTGTGGAGTGTCCTGTTTCGTCTCTGCCACTGGGGTTTTGCCCTGTCAATCATCTTTCTTGTCGTCACCGGCCTGTATATTCATGATCCCTGGACCAATACCATGACGGAGGGCGGCGGGGGCTTCCCCATGGCGGAAATGCGTTTTTTTCATTTCATTGCCGGCTTTGTCTTTACCGCATCGGTGCTGGTGCGTGTTTTTCTTTATCTTTTCGGCAACACCCAGGAGCGGCTGGTGGGGCCCTTGCCGGTGACGCCGGCCAATATCAGAAATTTCTTTTCCACCGTCGCCTTTTATGCGTATATTAGGGATCATCATGAAGAGCGGCTGGGTCATAATGCCCTGGCCGGGATGGTCTATTTGGTCACCTGGCTTCTTGCCCTGCTGCAGCTGGTCAGCGGATTTTTCATGCTGTATCCGGAAAGCGGCGCCTGGCAGGGGTGGGGCGGGGCGATTTTCGGCACCCAGCAGCAGGGGCGGTTTGTGCATCACCTGATCATGTGGTATTTTCTCATTTTCAGTCTGACCCATCTTTACATGCTGGTGTGGAATGATCTGAAATCACCGGAGGGGCTCATTTCCTCCATTTTCAACGGAATCAAATACAAGCCGAAGAATGACAGTTCCGCCAAGGCCTGA
- a CDS encoding Ni/Fe hydrogenase, producing the protein MSKKEDEHIPPLQCSRRLFLKGCTIAAAALGLSEVMVPRLVEAAANPQRPPVIWLHFQECTGCTESLLRASHPDIGRLLLDLISLDYHETVMAAAGHQAEELLKQTIEKHSGKFICVVEGGIPTKDNGIYCKIAGRTAMDILAEVAPKAAAIIAVGSCAAYGGIQAAEPNPTGAVGVQSLVHGTPVINISGCPPNPVCLLGTILHYLTFKRLPPVDGLGRPLFAYGRKIHDQCERRAHFDEGRFAEQFGDAGHLQGYCLYKVGCKGPQTYANCPVARFNDVGVWPVGVGHGCVGCTEPDFWDTMTPFYERLPGVAIPGGDGIVTGAGSAGKKILAVTGAAIGIHAAVGIGKRLVKGKKEE; encoded by the coding sequence ATGTCGAAAAAAGAAGATGAACACATCCCGCCGCTCCAGTGCAGCCGCCGTCTTTTTCTGAAGGGCTGCACCATCGCCGCTGCTGCCCTTGGATTATCGGAGGTCATGGTCCCCCGGTTGGTGGAGGCGGCGGCCAATCCCCAACGGCCGCCGGTGATCTGGCTCCATTTTCAGGAGTGCACCGGCTGCACGGAATCTCTGCTGCGGGCGTCCCATCCTGATATCGGCCGCCTGTTGCTTGATCTCATCTCCCTTGATTACCATGAAACGGTGATGGCCGCGGCAGGGCACCAGGCAGAAGAGCTGCTGAAACAAACCATCGAAAAACACAGCGGCAAGTTTATCTGCGTGGTCGAAGGCGGCATCCCCACCAAGGACAACGGCATCTACTGCAAGATCGCCGGGCGCACGGCCATGGATATCCTGGCCGAGGTGGCGCCCAAGGCCGCGGCGATCATCGCGGTGGGCAGCTGCGCCGCTTACGGCGGCATCCAGGCGGCCGAGCCGAACCCCACCGGCGCGGTGGGCGTGCAATCGCTTGTTCACGGCACGCCGGTCATCAATATTTCCGGCTGTCCGCCCAACCCGGTTTGTCTGCTGGGAACCATTCTCCATTACCTGACCTTCAAGCGTCTGCCCCCTGTCGATGGCCTGGGCCGACCTCTTTTCGCTTACGGCCGCAAGATTCATGATCAGTGCGAACGACGGGCCCATTTTGACGAGGGCCGTTTTGCCGAACAGTTCGGCGATGCCGGTCATCTGCAGGGCTATTGCCTGTACAAGGTGGGCTGCAAGGGGCCACAGACCTATGCCAACTGCCCGGTGGCCCGCTTCAACGATGTCGGGGTCTGGCCGGTGGGGGTGGGCCACGGCTGCGTCGGCTGCACGGAGCCGGATTTTTGGGACACCATGACGCCCTTTTACGAGAGGCTGCCCGGTGTTGCCATTCCCGGCGGCGACGGTATTGTCACTGGTGCGGGAAGTGCCGGCAAGAAAATTCTCGCCGTTACCGGTGCGGCCATCGGTATCCACGCGGCGGTGGGCATCGGGAAACGCCTTGTCAAAGGCAAGAAAGAAGAATAA
- a CDS encoding lipopolysaccharide heptosyltransferase I, with the protein MHILIVKTSAIGDVTHTLPALHALRRHYPAARIDWLIEEAASGLIVGHPALDRLLISKRRKWMDTLLHGPGRLSAWRELTGFIRELRSRRYDLVIDFQGLLKSGIFVGLSRGRRKIGFGRGMDHAECSYLFLNEKVPPVDMNIHAVRRELLLLEAIGVTCDEVVFDLPLQDGHFQEIAALLRAGGIDDPSRVVPINPQATWPTKLWDNGKFAQVGDWLADRGLHVVYTGGRGDKMVIDDIITRMRCPAINLAGETSLKTLAALYKKAPLVISTDTGPMHIAAAVNTPVVAVFGSTAPWRTGPFGERHQVVRLDLPCSPCLKKECRHHSCMEKLPAEAVIDAVQKILSAGTISCKP; encoded by the coding sequence GTGCATATTCTTATCGTCAAGACAAGCGCCATCGGCGATGTCACCCACACACTCCCGGCCCTTCACGCCCTGCGTCGCCATTATCCCGCGGCGCGCATCGACTGGTTGATCGAGGAGGCGGCAAGCGGGCTGATCGTCGGCCATCCGGCTCTGGATCGTCTGCTGATTTCCAAACGTCGGAAATGGATGGATACGCTGCTCCATGGCCCCGGCCGTCTTTCCGCCTGGCGGGAACTGACCGGTTTTATTCGTGAACTGCGGAGCAGGCGTTATGATCTGGTTATTGATTTTCAAGGCTTGCTGAAAAGCGGCATTTTTGTCGGTTTGAGCCGGGGCAGGCGCAAGATCGGTTTTGGCCGGGGCATGGATCATGCCGAATGCAGTTATCTCTTTTTAAACGAAAAAGTCCCGCCGGTGGACATGAACATCCATGCCGTCCGGCGCGAGTTGCTGCTGCTTGAGGCCATCGGCGTCACATGCGATGAGGTGGTGTTTGACCTGCCCTTGCAGGACGGACATTTTCAGGAAATCGCCGCGTTGCTTCGCGCCGGGGGGATCGATGATCCGTCCCGGGTGGTGCCGATCAACCCCCAGGCCACCTGGCCGACCAAACTGTGGGACAACGGCAAATTCGCCCAGGTCGGCGACTGGCTGGCGGACCGCGGTCTGCATGTTGTCTATACCGGCGGCAGGGGGGACAAAATGGTGATTGATGACATCATCACCCGGATGCGGTGTCCGGCGATCAACCTGGCCGGGGAAACCTCCCTGAAAACCCTGGCCGCCCTTTACAAAAAGGCGCCGCTGGTCATCTCCACCGATACCGGCCCCATGCATATCGCCGCCGCGGTCAATACCCCGGTGGTGGCCGTGTTCGGTTCCACCGCGCCCTGGCGCACCGGTCCTTTTGGCGAGCGTCATCAGGTGGTTCGCCTAGATCTCCCTTGTTCCCCCTGTCTGAAAAAAGAGTGCCGTCATCACAGCTGCATGGAGAAGCTGCCCGCTGAAGCGGTGATCGATGCGGTTCAAAAAATTCTTTCCGCCGGAACGATCTCCTGTAAACCGTAA
- a CDS encoding hydrogenase expression/formation protein HypE, translating into MKNDTILLDHGSGGLASGELIRDIFLSRLGNPVLGQLEDSAIIETDRGRLAFSTDSYVVDPLFFPGGDIGLLAVHGTINDLAMRGARPLCLSLAMILEEGLPLDDLQRIVASIDNACRESGVPVVTGDTKVVQKGKGDKVFINTSGIGLVDEGLDISARMARPGDAVILSGSMGDHGITILGQRAGISLFGNLRSDTRALHRLVQKLLATVPGGAVHTLRDPTRGGVATSLNEIAAAAGVAIELDEDCIPVTPQVAAACEILGMDPLYLANEGKCLAVVDGTHGAAALAAMHGMPEGRDARIIGRVTESPPGQVVLHTAAGGARIVRSLTGEPLPRIC; encoded by the coding sequence ATGAAAAACGACACGATTCTTCTTGATCACGGCAGCGGCGGCCTGGCGAGTGGGGAGCTGATCCGCGATATATTCCTTTCCCGTCTCGGCAACCCGGTACTGGGGCAGCTGGAAGACAGCGCCATCATTGAAACGGATCGCGGCAGGCTTGCCTTTTCCACCGACAGCTATGTGGTGGACCCGCTTTTTTTCCCGGGCGGCGATATCGGTCTGCTTGCCGTGCACGGCACCATCAATGATCTGGCCATGCGCGGCGCCCGGCCCTTGTGTCTCAGTCTGGCTATGATTCTCGAGGAAGGGCTGCCGCTCGACGATTTGCAGCGGATTGTCGCCTCGATCGACAACGCCTGCCGGGAGTCCGGGGTGCCGGTGGTCACCGGCGACACCAAGGTGGTGCAGAAGGGCAAGGGGGACAAGGTCTTCATCAACACCTCCGGCATCGGCCTGGTGGATGAGGGGCTTGATATTTCCGCCCGCATGGCACGCCCCGGCGACGCGGTCATCCTCTCCGGCAGCATGGGGGACCACGGCATTACCATTCTGGGGCAGCGGGCCGGTATCTCTTTGTTCGGGAATCTGCGCAGCGACACCAGGGCCCTGCATCGCCTCGTGCAGAAACTGCTTGCGACTGTTCCCGGCGGCGCGGTGCATACCCTGCGTGATCCGACCAGGGGCGGGGTGGCGACATCGCTTAATGAGATTGCCGCTGCTGCCGGGGTGGCGATTGAGCTTGATGAAGATTGCATCCCGGTCACGCCCCAGGTGGCGGCGGCCTGCGAAATCCTCGGCATGGATCCGCTGTATCTGGCCAATGAGGGCAAATGTCTGGCCGTGGTTGACGGAACGCATGGCGCGGCGGCTCTTGCCGCCATGCACGGCATGCCGGAGGGTCGCGATGCCCGCATCATCGGCCGGGTGACGGAAAGTCCTCCCGGCCAGGTCGTGCTGCACACGGCTGCCGGCGGCGCACGCATCGTCCGTTCCCTGACCGGCGAACCGCTGCCGAGGATCTGCTGA
- a CDS encoding carbamoyltransferase HypF → MSYGKNDGDAWVELTVRGVVQGVGFRPFVHRLAVQYGFSGTVANDAAGVVIKLAPPLSRVDAFVRALRRELPPLARIESISVREIDCAGKQDGFRILASTGKGRADTIIPPDAALCRDCLRELFNDNDRRYRYPFINCTNCGPRFSIVEAVPYDRPKTSMKVFTMCSSCAAEYEDPANRRFHAQPNACWRCGPVLSWHDGAGRLIACDEPPAAAARALGEGKIVAIRGVGGFHLAVDAAGEAAVCRLRERKGRKRKPLAVMVRDIAVARALCSLSAEEEAALTSWRSPIVLLRAKEATKLAPSLAPGINRLGVMLPYTPLHQLLFRDKECPAALVMTSGNRTGEPICIASPEAMERLAGIADFFLLHNRDIVNRVDDPVVRVVAGRTVVMRRSRGYVPQAVSLRQKIEPVLACGAELKNTFCLARDDRAVLSQHIGDLVRPQLLHFFKESIANMKNLLDILPRAVVCDLHPDYLSTRYAEGLTLPLYRVQHHHAHAAAVMAEHGLDEEVLAVILDGSGFGPDGTVWGGEILLAGLSSCHRLARLEQLLMPGGDAAAHEPWRMGLAALWQAYGPDGFAQATAGTTLAGIDVQKREIIRQMMAAKINSPATSSCGRLFDAVASLLDVRQVSDYEGQAAMELEALSESTGNGSLPHLGGREDLRFSVMLEEKPEVMVIRSSPMIRAIVDALGRGVDRTEIGLAFHGWLIEAVTAAIERLAKRVGRRKVALGGGCLQNGLLLEGLVSSLEAAGFVVYFGENVPVNDGGIALGQAVIGGLLARGEGRKKQEFIPEDAAGKDKTACPLCSRR, encoded by the coding sequence TTGTCATATGGGAAAAATGACGGCGACGCCTGGGTCGAACTGACGGTGCGCGGGGTGGTGCAGGGGGTCGGCTTTCGGCCCTTTGTCCATCGTTTGGCCGTGCAATACGGATTTTCCGGCACCGTTGCCAATGATGCCGCAGGGGTGGTGATCAAACTGGCGCCGCCCCTTTCCCGTGTCGATGCCTTTGTGCGGGCGTTGCGCCGGGAACTGCCGCCGCTGGCCCGGATCGAATCGATCAGTGTCCGCGAAATCGACTGCGCCGGAAAGCAGGATGGTTTCCGCATTCTGGCCAGTACCGGCAAGGGCCGGGCCGACACCATCATTCCGCCGGACGCGGCCCTCTGCCGGGACTGCCTGCGTGAGCTTTTTAACGACAATGACCGTCGTTACCGCTACCCCTTCATCAACTGCACCAACTGTGGGCCCAGGTTTTCCATCGTTGAAGCGGTGCCCTATGACCGGCCGAAAACATCGATGAAGGTCTTTACCATGTGCTCGAGTTGCGCCGCGGAATACGAGGACCCCGCCAACCGGCGCTTTCATGCCCAGCCCAATGCCTGTTGGCGGTGTGGTCCGGTTCTTTCCTGGCATGACGGCGCGGGACGCTTGATTGCCTGTGACGAGCCGCCGGCGGCGGCGGCCCGCGCCTTGGGAGAAGGAAAAATTGTCGCCATCCGGGGGGTGGGCGGCTTTCATCTGGCGGTTGACGCGGCCGGCGAAGCGGCGGTTTGCAGGTTGCGGGAAAGGAAAGGGCGGAAGAGGAAACCGCTGGCCGTCATGGTACGGGATATCGCGGTAGCCCGGGCGTTGTGTTCTCTTTCAGCCGAGGAGGAGGCGGCGCTGACCTCCTGGCGCAGTCCGATTGTGCTTCTGCGCGCAAAGGAGGCAACGAAGCTTGCCCCGTCCCTTGCCCCCGGCATCAACCGCCTCGGGGTGATGCTGCCTTATACCCCTTTGCACCAGCTCCTTTTCCGGGATAAAGAGTGTCCGGCTGCCCTGGTGATGACCAGCGGCAATCGCACGGGCGAGCCGATCTGCATCGCAAGTCCTGAGGCCATGGAGAGGCTTGCCGGCATTGCCGACTTTTTTCTCCTGCATAATCGTGATATCGTTAACCGGGTTGATGATCCGGTGGTGCGGGTTGTGGCCGGCAGGACCGTGGTCATGCGCCGTTCCCGGGGGTATGTGCCGCAAGCCGTCAGCCTGCGGCAAAAAATTGAGCCTGTTCTTGCCTGCGGGGCGGAACTGAAAAATACCTTTTGTCTGGCCCGGGACGACCGGGCGGTTTTAAGCCAGCATATCGGCGATCTGGTCCGGCCGCAACTGCTGCATTTTTTTAAGGAAAGTATTGCCAATATGAAAAATCTGCTTGATATACTGCCACGAGCCGTTGTCTGTGATCTGCATCCAGACTACCTGAGCACCCGCTATGCCGAAGGCTTGACCCTGCCCCTTTATCGGGTGCAGCATCATCATGCCCATGCGGCGGCGGTGATGGCGGAGCATGGGCTTGATGAAGAAGTGCTGGCCGTGATCCTTGACGGCAGCGGTTTTGGCCCTGACGGCACGGTCTGGGGCGGCGAGATTCTGCTGGCCGGACTTTCCTCCTGTCACCGACTGGCCCGGCTTGAACAGCTGCTCATGCCCGGCGGCGACGCGGCGGCGCATGAGCCCTGGCGCATGGGCCTGGCTGCCCTGTGGCAGGCGTACGGTCCGGATGGTTTTGCCCAGGCAACGGCCGGAACAACGCTTGCCGGGATCGATGTCCAAAAGCGCGAGATTATCCGGCAAATGATGGCCGCCAAGATCAATAGCCCCGCCACCTCGAGCTGCGGCAGGCTTTTTGACGCAGTGGCCTCCCTGCTTGATGTCCGGCAGGTGTCCGACTATGAAGGCCAGGCCGCCATGGAACTGGAAGCACTGTCTGAGAGCACCGGCAACGGCTCATTGCCGCACCTCGGCGGCAGGGAAGATCTGCGTTTTTCCGTCATGCTGGAAGAAAAGCCGGAGGTGATGGTGATCAGGTCTTCGCCGATGATCCGGGCGATTGTCGATGCCCTGGGACGGGGAGTCGACCGGACCGAAATCGGTCTTGCCTTTCATGGCTGGCTGATTGAGGCGGTAACCGCCGCCATCGAACGGCTGGCCAAGCGGGTGGGACGGAGAAAAGTGGCGCTGGGCGGCGGCTGCCTGCAGAATGGCCTGCTGCTGGAAGGGCTTGTTTCAAGCCTTGAAGCCGCGGGTTTTGTGGTATACTTCGGCGAGAATGTGCCGGTCAACGACGGCGGCATTGCCCTGGGCCAGGCGGTGATCGGCGGCCTGCTGGCTCGCGGGGAAGGTCGGAAAAAGCAAGAGTTCATCCCGGAAGATGCGGCGGGGAAAGACAAAACGGCGTGTCCTCTGTGCAGCCGGCGATAG
- a CDS encoding hydrogenase assembly protein HupF yields the protein MCLAVPMRVIAVKGSRDDFTSSRIGIVEAGGIEKEVRLDLVDRWPQVGDYLIIHAGFAIHTLDADEALTNLRLLREMADGLAPRSGPGE from the coding sequence ATGTGCTTAGCCGTTCCCATGCGGGTCATCGCCGTCAAAGGCAGCCGGGACGATTTCACCTCTTCCCGCATCGGCATTGTCGAGGCCGGCGGCATTGAAAAGGAGGTGCGGCTTGATCTGGTTGATCGCTGGCCGCAGGTCGGCGACTATCTCATCATCCATGCCGGCTTTGCCATCCATACCCTGGACGCCGACGAGGCGCTGACCAATCTGCGCCTGCTGCGGGAAATGGCCGATGGGCTCGCGCCCCGTTCAGGACCAGGGGAGTAA